tgacaaactgagacaatacctgtaatcacagcatctgaagcaatagcatctggtctggcagggagggcatagaaacgggcctggccaccccctgatcagcctccccctctagggcgacccttaGCTGACTGACCTTCACCCCGAGctaactgggcgggtggtgaagtaactggtgctgaagtcgaaggttGACTCCTCTACTAGGATAGaactccatgacgacgaggacactgcctccatatatgcccaaactccccacactcaaaacaactccctggtgctggtggcagGGACTGAAGGGAGCCACGAGCATcgagataactggtagaagaacctgacatagaggagccctgaactgatggagcacgggatgaactctgggcCGGAAGGGCACTGAGTAATGAGtgtccctgatgagaactgtgagaaccatggccagatgacgcaccacggtgaaatggccgagctgactgagcctgtctgaaataacgacctctaccgtgttggaactgacccccagaaggagcaccgctgaatcctcCATGTCCTAGAGGACTCTTGTCCTCCCTCACAATCCTCTCCTgaccgtgaaccatctcaatctaccgagcaatgtcgacaacctcatcaaaagtagcaccagacaccctctctctggccataagcaaccgtagctgaaaagtgagaccatctataaacctcatgatcctctccctgtctgtgggaatcaaccagatagcatgacgggctagctccgagaatcgcatctcatactacgtcacagacatatcaccctaacgaagctgctcaaactgtatgcgtagctcctctctgcaggactgaggcacgaacttctccaaaaagaccacagagaactgctgccaagtaaggggtgctgcgccaataggcctacgcctctcgtaagtctcccaccatctgagtgcagccccagaaaactgaaaagtagtgaatgagacccacaagtctccagaataccagttgTACAGAATATCCTTTAACACCTGTCCAAGaggtcctgggcatcctctctctGTGTGTcactgaaaggtggaggctggaatctcccaaacctctccaacctacactgatcatcctcaggcatagcaggaaccacatagtcctgaacatctgtaaccggctgggctggtggtgcccccggtgtctggagtccctgaacaacctgctcgggtgtgcgagcggctggagtctgagtgcctcccccggcctgagaagtggttgcagccgtcgagatagagaccgcctgagcaaggccgatACACACTgccagaatctgagctagggcctcctggaggcctggaatcacaataggcacaggtggtgcttgAGTTGGTGCATCAATAACTGGAATCtgatcctgatctggggcaactggtgggtctgcaggtactgccccagctgttgtgcgggctgcacctctgcccctaccacggcctctaccgcgacctcggcctcccACGGTCccggctggtggtactggtggctatccatcctgacgggtagtacgagtcctcaccatctgtgagagaatgaaacaacagaagtttagttaccagaatcaacagattcgcacgacaagattTCAAGAATGTGagatttcctaaaggttctgcagcctctcgaagataagtacagacgtctccataccgatccgcaagactctactaaacccggtcatgactcgtgagacctatgtaacctaggctctgataccaacatgtcacgaccctaaactcaaacttgttgtgatggcgcctatcgatggtactaggccagccgactcccacaatactacaatgattcattcaaagatatgccaaaaggcgtcttgtatagcagaatttcataaaagaaacaaggATTGAACTCAAAAATAGAAATGCGGAATGAAAAGCTCcaaacattggggtgtcactgagtcatgagcaactactaaaaACTGGTCCGACAATAACAAGACTAACACGGtctgggaaaaatccaaaatacaactaatgggaagataaagaagaagaaaacaaggtTGTGATTGCCGGGCAACTACCTTGCTAACTCTAATGATCAGCTACAGGAATATCAAAAGCCGCTACCGTAACCATAAACAGTCACTCAAgcatcacaatcactcatgcctcacaatcgctcaacactcggcactcgtcactcggcactcgcactcagtaggtacttacgctcactgggggtgttcagactccgaAAGGGttcttacagcccaagcgctataatctgcacggataactcgcgtactgcacggacaactcacgtgctataatatcatatcagaatccgcacggacaactcacgtgctaaggtacaatacctcacaaacaggccctcagcctcactcagtcataaacatctccagtctctcgggctctcagaaatcaaagaaatcagcccaaacaaaattAACATGATGCAACAAGTAGAATAACATAGACTGAGCTatgatgtaagaatgcatgaacatgactgagtacgggatatcaactaaagcagtgagaggacagcaagaaacgacctctaagggtccaaacaatactgacataaggcctaaacatggtatctagcatgatttacagtaaatctttctaaagcacataaagagcatatagctacaacaagttgttcaactttacagttgctacggggcggaccaagtcacaaatccccaatggtgcacgaccacatgcccatcacctagcatgtgtgtcacctccaaatagtcacatgacacaaaaatcaggggtttcataccctgaggactagatttacaaccgttacttacctcaatccgagaaaaTCTCTACTTCGCAAtacccttgcctctcgaatcggccttcgagcgtcccgaatctagccacaaatagtacaataccattaacatatgctaaaggaatcaattctacaagaaaactattaaattagactcaaaacccgaaatcgactcaaatccgacctccaggcccacgtctcgaaatccgacaaaagtcacaaaacccgaaagcccattcactcacgagtctaaccatacaaaattcatcaaaatacgacatcatttggtccctcaaatcctcaaattacactctccaaaattccaagcccta
This region of Nicotiana tomentosiformis chromosome 4, ASM39032v3, whole genome shotgun sequence genomic DNA includes:
- the LOC138909372 gene encoding uncharacterized protein — its product is MVHGQERIVREDKSPLGHGGFSGAPSGGQFQHGRGRYFRQAQSARPFHRGASSGHGSHSSHQGHSLLSALPAQSSSRAPSVQGSSMSGSSTSYLDARGSLQSLPPAPGSCFECGEFGHIWRQCPRRHGVLS